One part of the Thiothrix nivea DSM 5205 genome encodes these proteins:
- a CDS encoding SdrD B-like domain-containing protein — MLSDIEFTPEGDMVLGFADRFGHMDGSYAVEPPSAAFSSQELTISGDVLHACKTGDSTWVMEKMISGEAACSTAGKGYDANKQNTIDEYYFEDDMGTIAPGNHADVGDGGLGVVLGSGTIISSVMDPARNAPWNSDGKDPWQSHGLHWYDGMTGAFDKGYVLVDQGQPNDQPVWGKGNGLGDVEVLYPPAPVEIGNRVWLDNDGDGIQDAGEAGIPNVTVKLLSGSGEIASAVTAADGTYYFSNGREPRRPAGFTVLPSCSPMRIIRFVSRQL, encoded by the coding sequence ATGCTGTCCGATATTGAGTTCACCCCTGAAGGTGACATGGTATTGGGTTTTGCTGACCGTTTCGGGCACATGGATGGCAGCTATGCGGTAGAACCCCCATCAGCTGCTTTCAGCAGCCAAGAATTGACGATTTCGGGTGATGTCCTGCACGCTTGCAAGACGGGCGACAGCACCTGGGTAATGGAAAAGATGATCTCCGGTGAAGCTGCCTGCAGTACGGCAGGGAAGGGTTATGATGCAAACAAGCAAAACACGATTGACGAATATTACTTTGAAGATGACATGGGTACGATTGCGCCGGGTAACCACGCTGATGTCGGCGATGGTGGTCTCGGGGTCGTTTTAGGGTCAGGAACCATTATTTCCAGTGTGATGGATCCGGCCCGTAATGCGCCCTGGAATAGTGACGGTAAAGATCCATGGCAATCGCATGGCTTGCACTGGTATGACGGCATGACCGGGGCTTTTGATAAAGGTTACGTATTGGTTGACCAAGGCCAGCCCAATGATCAGCCTGTGTGGGGTAAGGGTAATGGTTTGGGTGATGTTGAGGTTTTATACCCGCCTGCTCCGGTCGAAATCGGTAACCGGGTATGGCTGGATAACGATGGTGATGGTATCCAGGATGCCGGTGAGGCGGGGATTCCCAATGTAACGGTCAAGCTGCTTTCCGGCTCTGGCGAAATTGCATCGGCAGTCACCGCAGCTGATGGCACGTACTATTTTTCCAATGGGCGGGAACCTCGACGGCCAGCCGGGTTTACGGTATTACCCAGTTGCAGCCCAATGCGGATTATACGGTTCGTTTCCCGACAGCTGTGA
- a CDS encoding DUF11 domain-containing protein: MSTNDIPAPGVNNHSFDVGYKSAPVATADLSLSKTVMPTSANRGDTVVYTLTVTNDGPDAATDVKITDKLPVGLTFVSHNGAGPGVYDDGSGVWDVGTVEVGGANAVSLQITATVD; this comes from the coding sequence GTGAGTACAAATGATATTCCGGCTCCGGGGGTAAACAACCATTCCTTCGATGTTGGGTATAAGAGTGCCCCTGTTGCCACGGCAGATTTGTCTCTGAGCAAAACGGTTATGCCCACAAGCGCCAACCGTGGCGATACGGTGGTGTATACCCTGACAGTAACCAACGACGGGCCAGATGCGGCTACTGACGTGAAGATAACAGACAAACTTCCGGTCGGACTGACTTTCGTTTCCCATAATGGGGCCGGCCCTGGCGTGTATGACGATGGTTCGGGCGTGTGGGATGTCGGTACGGTCGAAGTTGGTGGGGCGAATGCTGTGAGCTTGCAGATCACGGCAACAGTCGATTGA
- a CDS encoding SdrD B-like domain-containing protein → MQSKKWGHLGLGILLLSSQAAHADISGKVFRDFNSNGVFDTGASFNEVGMAGVTVKAFAASDPVSTPTSTATSGVNGSYTLTGLTGGASYRLEFSWAESWLKPGVASGTTVQFVQDGISNADMAVNNPAQYCQANPEVATTRMIPDDKVDKPTVLSFDYDSTGDDRSTLTELAHGSDHIGSTWGVAYRRDTKKLYVSSVLRRHTSEGSLGFGGIYELDASNSAAAPVNWLSITSAGSMTNPRGIPGDGSPSHDVEAYQKLGKMSLGDIDISEDGKTLYVMNLNTRSLVPVDIDTKPEFCINLMP, encoded by the coding sequence ATGCAATCAAAAAAGTGGGGGCATTTGGGTTTGGGTATCCTGCTTCTTTCCTCGCAAGCTGCCCACGCAGATATTTCCGGCAAGGTTTTCCGCGACTTCAACTCAAATGGTGTGTTTGATACCGGGGCGAGCTTTAATGAAGTGGGTATGGCGGGTGTTACCGTCAAGGCATTTGCTGCTAGTGATCCTGTTAGCACGCCGACATCAACTGCAACGTCCGGGGTAAATGGTAGCTATACCCTTACGGGGCTGACTGGTGGAGCCAGTTATCGTCTGGAATTCTCCTGGGCAGAAAGTTGGCTTAAACCCGGTGTTGCAAGTGGTACGACGGTGCAGTTTGTGCAGGATGGTATCAGTAACGCAGATATGGCAGTCAATAACCCTGCGCAATACTGTCAGGCTAATCCTGAAGTGGCGACCACCCGCATGATTCCTGATGACAAGGTGGATAAGCCAACGGTGCTGAGTTTTGACTACGATAGTACGGGCGATGATCGTAGTACGCTGACTGAATTGGCACATGGTTCTGATCATATAGGCTCTACCTGGGGTGTGGCTTACCGCCGTGACACCAAAAAACTCTACGTCTCTTCGGTATTGCGTCGTCATACCTCTGAAGGTTCATTGGGTTTTGGGGGTATTTATGAACTGGATGCAAGCAATTCGGCAGCTGCCCCCGTCAACTGGCTATCAATAACAAGTGCCGGTTCCATGACTAATCCGCGGGGTATTCCCGGTGATGGTAGCCCCAGTCATGATGTTGAGGCTTATCAAAAGCTTGGAAAAATGTCTCTGGGTGACATCGATATTTCTGAAGATGGCAAAACCTTGTATGTCATGAACCTGAATACCCGTTCTCTGGTTCCGGTCGATATTGATACCAAACCTGAGTTTTGCATAAACCTTATGCCGTGA
- a CDS encoding IS982 family transposase — protein sequence MEDSLLELFCDIDDFCQQFVPEWNRRQLASGERQRQRTQQLALSEIMTILVYFHRSSYRCFKHYYLYQRDKLHSAFPELVSYSRFVYLTPTALIPLCVYLMGRRGEQTGISFVDATSIAVCHNRRIHSHKVFKKVAKRGKTSTGWFYGFKLHLVINDRGELLAFQITPANTDDRAPVPKLARGLVGKLFGDKGYISKKLFETLMEQGLQLITRVRKNMKNQLLPLEDKLLLRKRALIETVNDQLKNISQIEHTRHRSIANFMVNLICGLIAYTWQPKKPSLKWAMEEVMLTA from the coding sequence ATGGAAGACAGCTTACTGGAATTATTCTGCGACATAGACGATTTTTGCCAGCAGTTCGTGCCGGAGTGGAACCGCCGCCAACTGGCCAGCGGTGAACGCCAGCGCCAGCGTACACAGCAGCTGGCGCTAAGTGAAATCATGACGATCCTGGTGTATTTCCACCGCTCCAGCTACCGCTGTTTCAAGCATTACTACCTGTACCAGCGGGACAAGCTGCATTCGGCCTTCCCGGAACTGGTCAGCTACTCCCGGTTTGTTTACCTGACACCGACCGCCTTGATCCCGTTGTGTGTTTACCTGATGGGGCGGCGTGGCGAGCAAACCGGGATCAGTTTTGTGGACGCCACTTCCATTGCGGTATGCCACAACCGCCGTATCCACAGCCACAAAGTGTTCAAAAAGGTGGCGAAACGCGGCAAAACCTCAACGGGCTGGTTTTACGGTTTCAAACTGCATCTGGTCATCAACGACCGGGGGGAGTTGTTGGCTTTCCAGATAACACCCGCCAATACCGATGACCGCGCGCCCGTCCCCAAACTGGCGCGCGGACTGGTGGGCAAACTGTTCGGTGACAAGGGCTACATTTCCAAAAAGTTGTTTGAAACCCTGATGGAACAAGGTTTGCAACTGATCACACGGGTACGCAAAAACATGAAGAACCAACTGCTGCCCCTGGAAGACAAGCTGCTATTGCGTAAGCGGGCGCTGATTGAGACAGTCAACGACCAACTGAAAAATATCTCACAGATTGAGCATACCCGGCATCGCAGCATCGCCAACTTCATGGTCAATCTGATTTGTGGCCTGATTGCCTATACGTGGCAACCCAAAAAGCCGTCCTTGAAATGGGCAATGGAAGAAGTCATGCTCACGGCATAA